A stretch of Mucilaginibacter terrae DNA encodes these proteins:
- a CDS encoding TonB-dependent receptor has product MPKIFNYAKVRASLASVGSGTTTPYQTTFNYTPSLTSPGLVNPGVLANPNLKPLRTTTFEVGVETKMLNSRLGFDIALYTGETKNQILSRRLDQSSGYSAAIFNLGRVNNKGIEIALNGTPVKTSKSFSWTVFATFSANKNVIKEVDSAVVLRTGPTGGGQIVANVGGSMGDLYGRGYLRAPDGQIVYDAATGFAKLAPDVVYLGNTIPKWRTSMGHTFKYKQLSLNVLFDAQYGAVAYSLSNYKLSEQGKNTATLPGRYNGIIGNGVIQNADGSYRPNNVVASDIDNYYRSHFGIDNAEGNTFSTDFIKFREANLDYTFSQKVASKLGVQRLSVGVYGRNLFIWTKWPIFDPEFGTLAGTDIVQGFETAQFPSTRTFGFNLTIGL; this is encoded by the coding sequence ATGCCAAAGATATTCAACTATGCCAAAGTAAGGGCATCATTAGCCTCGGTAGGTAGTGGTACAACCACGCCTTACCAAACTACGTTCAACTACACGCCATCCTTAACCTCGCCGGGTTTGGTTAACCCTGGTGTGTTGGCCAATCCTAACTTAAAGCCCTTACGTACCACTACGTTTGAGGTTGGTGTTGAAACCAAGATGCTGAACAGTCGTTTAGGTTTTGACATTGCCCTTTATACCGGCGAAACCAAGAACCAGATTTTGAGCCGTCGCCTCGATCAATCATCAGGTTACTCGGCAGCCATATTTAACCTGGGCCGTGTAAACAATAAAGGTATTGAGATTGCCTTGAACGGCACTCCTGTAAAAACTTCAAAATCATTCAGTTGGACGGTGTTTGCCACCTTCTCGGCTAATAAAAACGTTATTAAAGAGGTTGACAGTGCCGTTGTATTACGCACAGGCCCTACAGGCGGCGGCCAGATTGTGGCTAACGTTGGCGGTAGCATGGGCGATTTATATGGCCGCGGTTACCTGCGTGCACCCGATGGGCAAATAGTTTACGATGCCGCTACCGGCTTTGCCAAACTTGCACCCGATGTAGTTTACTTAGGTAACACCATACCTAAATGGCGTACCAGTATGGGCCATACCTTTAAGTACAAACAGCTAAGTTTAAACGTATTGTTTGATGCCCAGTATGGTGCCGTTGCTTACTCGCTGTCAAACTACAAACTGTCTGAACAGGGGAAGAACACTGCTACTTTACCCGGTCGTTACAACGGTATCATTGGTAACGGCGTTATTCAAAATGCTGATGGCAGCTATCGCCCTAACAACGTAGTGGCATCAGATATTGATAATTACTACCGCTCGCACTTTGGTATTGATAATGCCGAAGGCAACACCTTCTCAACCGATTTTATCAAATTCCGTGAGGCTAACCTCGATTACACCTTCTCCCAAAAAGTGGCTTCAAAATTAGGAGTTCAGCGCTTATCGGTTGGTGTTTATGGTCGCAACCTGTTCATCTGGACCAAGTGGCCCATATTCGATCCTGAGTTTGGTACCCTTGCCGGAACCGACATTGTGCAGGGCTTTGAAACGGCTCAGTTCCCTTCCACACGCACCTTTGGCTTTAACTTAACTATTGGCTTATAA
- a CDS encoding SusD/RagB family nutrient-binding outer membrane lipoprotein, producing MKKYTHFIITMAVAIVIVASSGCKKNFIETNTDPNGITNALPQQLLGPALVNTVSYNMLRSRTLNNELMQVTVDLGDSEGRIFRYDIRNSAADYTWNGWYSQLVNFKDIYKVASVAPNYNESYMGISLICQSWVISMLTDTYGDVPFSQAGSARDSLNYTPKFDRQRDIYLDIFNKLEEANTRLAKGSNVTSGNGDPVFGGNAAKWRKFGNTLYLRLLMRLSGKAEVSAQCIAKIKEIIETRATDYPLMASNDDSAVLKWTGTNFLTSPFVGNAVGNVRAQDFRATPIAEFFINNLITWNDPRLFVQNRWSIAPFQGAFAGVPSGYAPGQGITGKSYFYATDSNFPTTLMSEPLMGNIMNYPELQFILAEAAAKGWISTPAENYYKSGITAGINFWLPTYTVNIDAYLTAADIVWNNNATLDQKMEMIHVQKYYSMFYTDFQQWFEYRRTGHPVLPKGNGLRNNGVMPARLTYPVYVQSANPTNYRAAVAAQGTDAINTQVWWQKP from the coding sequence ATGAAAAAATACACACACTTTATTATTACAATGGCGGTGGCTATCGTCATTGTGGCATCGTCAGGGTGTAAAAAAAACTTTATTGAAACCAATACCGACCCTAACGGCATAACCAATGCCCTGCCGCAGCAGCTATTAGGCCCGGCACTGGTAAATACGGTATCATACAATATGCTGCGCAGCCGTACGCTTAATAACGAGCTAATGCAGGTAACCGTTGATCTGGGTGACTCAGAAGGCCGAATTTTCAGGTATGATATACGTAACAGCGCAGCCGATTATACCTGGAATGGCTGGTACTCGCAACTGGTTAACTTTAAAGACATTTACAAAGTTGCCAGCGTTGCGCCTAACTATAATGAGAGCTATATGGGTATATCACTCATATGCCAATCATGGGTAATATCAATGCTAACCGATACTTACGGCGATGTGCCTTTTTCACAGGCTGGCTCGGCGCGTGATAGTTTAAACTACACCCCTAAGTTCGACAGGCAGCGCGACATTTATCTTGATATTTTTAACAAGCTTGAAGAGGCCAACACCCGTTTAGCTAAAGGCAGCAATGTAACCAGCGGCAACGGCGACCCTGTGTTTGGTGGTAACGCTGCAAAATGGCGCAAATTTGGTAACACCTTATATCTGCGTTTGCTCATGCGTTTATCGGGCAAGGCCGAGGTTTCGGCGCAGTGCATTGCCAAGATCAAGGAAATTATTGAAACCCGTGCAACTGATTATCCGCTTATGGCCAGTAATGATGATTCGGCCGTATTAAAGTGGACAGGCACCAACTTCCTTACCTCGCCATTTGTGGGTAATGCTGTAGGCAACGTACGTGCTCAGGATTTTAGGGCAACACCAATTGCCGAGTTCTTTATCAATAACCTCATTACCTGGAACGATCCGCGTTTATTTGTTCAAAACCGCTGGTCGATAGCCCCTTTCCAGGGTGCTTTTGCAGGTGTACCAAGTGGTTATGCGCCTGGGCAGGGCATAACCGGTAAATCATATTTTTATGCTACCGATAGCAACTTCCCAACCACGTTAATGAGCGAGCCTTTAATGGGCAACATCATGAACTACCCGGAACTGCAATTTATTTTGGCCGAGGCTGCAGCCAAAGGCTGGATAAGCACGCCTGCCGAAAATTACTACAAAAGCGGCATCACTGCAGGTATAAATTTTTGGTTGCCAACCTACACTGTTAATATCGATGCCTATTTAACGGCAGCTGATATTGTATGGAACAATAATGCAACGCTTGACCAAAAAATGGAGATGATACATGTGCAAAAATATTACTCCATGTTTTATACCGATTTTCAGCAATGGTTTGAATACCGTCGTACCGGTCACCCGGTGTTGCCTAAGGGTAACGGTTTGCGCAATAACGGTGTAATGCCGGCAAGGTTAACTTACCCGGTTTACGTACAATCGGCCAACCCAACCAACTACCGCGCTGCCGTTGCCGCACAAGGAACTGATGCTATTAACACACAGGTTTGGTGGCAAAAACCTTAA
- a CDS encoding FecR family protein — protein MEEHSYRLIIEYFEKTISDEGLTQLQDWIEENPENQAQFIETIQILEASRAYVNQNLNQQKSWNSIQSYIDGPQKVRSLRVLKYRWLAVAALLLTVCTTGLIWYKQILNAIMPIEYAEVSNVNGRHIKIQLPDSSVVYLSGGSKIKYVKYFKGDKRDVYLNGEAFFDVVHKTKPFVVTSSEISTVVLGTSFNVKAYNGDKKVTVTVQSGKVGVMAKVNGQNKLVKYLTPNEQIEINTLNGLYAFGKTDASAVSSWISNGFNFYNTSLKDIAASLEHHYGVQIDFTDAELGHIKLTTKFNNAPLPQVMETLSELSGLAYTQKGNQFFFTNTDQKGGSIMR, from the coding sequence ATGGAAGAGCACAGCTATCGTTTAATTATTGAATACTTCGAAAAAACCATCAGCGATGAAGGGTTAACGCAATTGCAGGACTGGATTGAAGAAAACCCCGAAAACCAGGCGCAGTTTATTGAAACCATACAAATACTGGAAGCATCAAGAGCATACGTTAACCAAAACCTTAACCAGCAAAAAAGCTGGAACAGCATACAGAGCTATATTGATGGCCCGCAAAAGGTAAGATCGTTACGTGTTTTAAAATACAGGTGGCTGGCTGTGGCTGCCCTGCTTCTGACGGTGTGTACTACCGGTTTGATCTGGTACAAGCAAATACTCAATGCCATAATGCCTATCGAATACGCCGAGGTAAGCAACGTGAACGGCAGGCATATTAAAATACAACTACCTGATAGCTCGGTAGTATACCTGAGCGGCGGTAGTAAAATAAAATACGTTAAATACTTTAAGGGCGATAAGCGCGACGTATACCTCAACGGTGAGGCCTTTTTTGATGTAGTGCACAAAACCAAACCCTTTGTAGTAACCAGCAGCGAAATATCGACCGTGGTATTGGGTACCTCGTTTAATGTAAAAGCCTATAACGGGGATAAAAAGGTAACAGTAACCGTGCAGAGCGGTAAGGTTGGCGTAATGGCCAAAGTAAACGGGCAAAACAAACTGGTTAAATACCTTACGCCCAACGAGCAGATAGAGATTAATACACTAAATGGTCTTTATGCATTTGGCAAGACTGATGCATCGGCAGTTAGCAGCTGGATAAGCAACGGCTTTAATTTTTACAACACCTCGTTAAAAGATATTGCAGCATCCCTTGAGCATCACTACGGTGTTCAAATTGACTTTACGGATGCCGAACTGGGGCACATTAAACTCACGACTAAATTTAACAATGCCCCGCTGCCACAGGTAATGGAAACCCTGAGCGAGCTTTCGGGCTTGGCTTATACCCAAAAGGGCAACCAGTTTTTCTTCACCAACACCGATCAAAAAGGAGGAAGCATCATGAGATAG
- a CDS encoding SusC/RagA family TonB-linked outer membrane protein, which produces MKKSWLLAILVFLQMAVAFTNVQAQVITKKITFGGNGITLKAAFDQIEKLAGVTISYNNSTFNDKRTVTLNRAERTVQETLTQVLRGTNFTFRPSGNNILLVAQSRDNIVIRGSVIDDDDTQPLIGVTISNDQKRTLAVTNAAGQFSINVPAGTAVTVGYVGYTSQTDTYNSTQNNLVVRLKRGSSELQEVVVTALGIKREEKSLGYAQTTVKGEQLTEALSNNWTDALSGKVAGLNLVRSNSGPTGSNKIILRGENNLTGDNEALIVVDGVVISQGSGRRTSNAGESVYATSSDNLPADYGSNLNDLNPEDIETVTVLKGPGASALYGQRGANGAIIITTKSGTIKKKGLGITLRSNLGLESVNRWPDLQYEYGQGTAGSNYYSYLAGPDGASTSATSSAYGPKFDGQMFYQLDPVTQAQSTVRTPWVPYKNQTREFFETGKTFTNSISIDGGNDKTSARFSATNVKNDWITPNTGYGRNSLALSVNTKVSDKLTIASKVNYNNKTSDNLPGAGYGNQSLMYWYIFWQPNADLNWLKNYWKNGKTDREIFYPFSSFPENPYAISYEFINRSTRNSVTGNVQATYNFTKELSLMVRATMDMGYEQRAQERPYDAGTKYPKGSFRTQNIYSQEAGGDFLLRYNKKVTKDITLTATAGGSMLRNTYNRDEVRADSLVYPGLYSMANAAGTLVTLPYKSKYSLNSFYGLLSTSYKDYLFLDLTGREDWVSTLATATRTDDVGFLLPIGKCELFAIRGI; this is translated from the coding sequence ATGAAAAAATCATGGTTATTGGCCATACTGGTTTTTTTACAAATGGCGGTTGCTTTCACTAATGTGCAGGCACAGGTCATCACTAAAAAGATAACTTTCGGGGGCAACGGCATTACGCTCAAAGCCGCCTTTGATCAGATCGAAAAGCTGGCAGGTGTTACCATCAGCTACAACAACTCCACTTTTAACGATAAACGTACCGTTACCCTAAACCGTGCCGAGCGCACCGTGCAGGAAACACTTACACAAGTATTACGCGGCACCAACTTCACCTTCAGGCCATCGGGCAATAACATTTTGCTGGTAGCCCAAAGCCGCGACAATATTGTTATACGTGGTAGCGTAATTGACGATGATGATACACAGCCATTAATTGGTGTAACTATCAGCAATGATCAAAAACGCACGTTGGCAGTAACTAATGCTGCAGGTCAGTTTAGTATAAATGTACCTGCAGGTACAGCCGTAACCGTGGGTTATGTGGGCTATACCTCGCAAACCGATACTTACAACTCGACTCAAAACAACCTGGTGGTGCGCTTAAAGCGTGGCTCGAGCGAGTTGCAGGAGGTGGTTGTTACTGCACTTGGTATTAAGCGCGAAGAAAAATCATTAGGTTATGCGCAAACCACCGTGAAAGGCGAACAATTAACCGAGGCCCTTTCAAACAACTGGACCGATGCACTTTCGGGTAAAGTAGCGGGCCTCAACCTCGTACGCTCAAATAGCGGGCCTACCGGATCGAACAAAATTATTTTACGTGGCGAAAACAACCTTACCGGCGATAATGAAGCGCTGATTGTGGTTGACGGTGTGGTAATTAGCCAGGGTAGTGGCCGCCGTACATCTAATGCGGGCGAATCGGTTTATGCAACATCGAGCGATAACCTGCCGGCCGATTATGGTAGCAACCTTAACGACCTCAACCCCGAAGATATTGAAACCGTTACCGTATTAAAAGGTCCTGGTGCTTCGGCTTTGTATGGTCAGCGTGGTGCAAACGGTGCTATTATCATTACTACCAAATCGGGTACTATCAAGAAAAAAGGCCTGGGTATTACTTTGCGCTCAAATTTAGGTTTAGAGTCGGTTAATCGCTGGCCCGATCTGCAATATGAATATGGCCAGGGTACTGCGGGCAGCAACTACTACTCATACCTTGCCGGTCCTGATGGTGCAAGCACCAGCGCAACCAGTTCGGCTTACGGGCCTAAGTTTGATGGGCAAATGTTCTACCAGTTAGATCCCGTTACCCAGGCGCAATCAACCGTGCGCACACCTTGGGTACCTTATAAAAACCAAACCCGTGAGTTTTTCGAAACCGGTAAAACCTTTACCAACTCCATCAGCATTGATGGTGGTAACGATAAAACCTCGGCACGCTTTTCGGCAACAAATGTTAAAAATGATTGGATTACCCCTAACACTGGTTATGGCCGTAACAGCTTAGCCCTGTCCGTTAATACCAAGGTTAGCGATAAATTAACCATTGCATCGAAAGTAAATTACAACAACAAAACCAGCGATAACCTGCCGGGTGCCGGTTATGGTAATCAGTCTTTAATGTACTGGTACATTTTCTGGCAGCCCAATGCCGATTTAAACTGGTTGAAAAATTACTGGAAGAATGGAAAAACCGACCGCGAAATCTTTTATCCGTTCAGTTCATTCCCCGAAAACCCATACGCTATATCGTACGAGTTTATCAACCGGTCAACCCGTAACTCGGTTACCGGTAATGTACAGGCCACTTATAACTTTACAAAAGAGCTGAGCTTGATGGTGCGCGCCACTATGGATATGGGTTATGAGCAACGTGCACAGGAGCGCCCTTATGACGCGGGCACCAAATACCCTAAAGGCTCGTTCCGCACACAAAACATTTACTCGCAAGAGGCTGGCGGCGATTTCCTATTACGCTACAACAAAAAAGTAACTAAAGATATAACCCTTACCGCTACCGCAGGTGGCAGCATGCTACGCAACACCTACAACCGCGATGAGGTGCGTGCCGACTCGTTGGTTTACCCGGGTTTATACTCTATGGCCAATGCTGCCGGTACACTGGTAACCTTGCCTTATAAATCTAAATACTCGCTAAATAGCTTTTACGGCTTATTATCAACCAGCTATAAAGATTATTTATTCCTGGATTTAACCGGCCGCGAAGACTGGGTAAGTACACTGGCCACCGCCACCCGTACCGATGATGTTGGGTTTCTTTTACCCATCGGCAAGTGTGAGCTTTTTGCCATCAGAGGCATTTAA